The following proteins are co-located in the Sphingomonas donggukensis genome:
- a CDS encoding YcgN family cysteine cluster protein, which yields MTIDRFWETTPLGKMDRAQWEALCDGCGKCCVHKLEDEDSGELHATNIACRLLDRRMGQCSDYKHRHAYVAECVRLTPRLVRTLEWLPQTCAYRRLDEGKPLPDWHYLVSGDREAVHAAGESTRGWTISEDDAGDFEHHIVDREL from the coding sequence ATGACGATCGACCGCTTCTGGGAAACCACCCCGCTCGGCAAGATGGACCGCGCGCAGTGGGAGGCGCTGTGCGACGGCTGCGGCAAATGCTGCGTCCACAAGCTGGAGGACGAGGATAGCGGCGAGCTGCACGCCACCAACATCGCCTGCCGCCTGCTCGACCGGCGGATGGGGCAATGTTCGGACTATAAGCATCGCCATGCCTATGTCGCCGAATGCGTGCGGCTGACCCCGCGGCTGGTGCGCACGCTCGAATGGCTGCCGCAGACGTGCGCGTACCGCCGCCTGGACGAGGGCAAGCCCCTGCCCGACTGGCATTATCTGGTGTCGGGGGACCGCGAAGCGGTGCACGCGGCGGGCGAATCGACGCGCGGCTGGACGATCAGCGAGGACGATGCCGGCGATTTCGAACATCACATCGTCGATCGCGAATTGTGA
- the msrB gene encoding peptide-methionine (R)-S-oxide reductase MsrB produces the protein MEHVTLSETEWRKRLTPEQYHVLREAGTERAFAGKYDNNKADGIYRCAGCGNDLYDSEDKFDSGSGWPSFTQPIAPDRVTEHRDVSHGMTRVEVRCAKCDGHQGHVFPDGPPPTGMRHCINSVALNFEARK, from the coding sequence ATGGAACATGTCACCCTGTCCGAAACCGAATGGCGCAAGCGCCTGACCCCCGAACAATATCACGTGCTGCGCGAGGCCGGGACCGAGCGCGCGTTCGCGGGCAAGTACGACAACAACAAGGCCGACGGCATCTATCGCTGCGCCGGGTGCGGCAACGACCTGTACGACAGTGAGGACAAGTTCGATTCCGGATCGGGCTGGCCGAGCTTCACCCAGCCGATCGCGCCCGACCGCGTGACCGAACACCGCGACGTCAGCCACGGCATGACCCGGGTCGAGGTCCGCTGCGCCAAGTGCGACGGGCATCAGGGACATGTGTTCCCCGATGGCCCGCCGCCGACTGGGATGCGGCATTGCATCAACTCGGTGGCGCTGAATTTTGAGGCGCGGAAGTAG
- a CDS encoding M48 family metallopeptidase produces the protein MKLAFDPSSGRVRLVLPQRAAIRAALVWVEEHRDWIEAQRAKLPAARPFVPGAVVPFGGVDHVLDWQLSAPRTPRVVGDHIVVGGPADGLDQRITRWLKREAAALLAEETRHYAARAGVGVTRVGVGDTSSRWGSCSSSGTIRYSWRLILAPAWVRRATVAHEVAHRVHMNHSPAFHALVAQLYEADPTPARRWLRANGAALHWYGRSPS, from the coding sequence ATGAAGCTGGCGTTCGATCCGTCGAGCGGGCGGGTGCGGCTGGTGTTGCCGCAGCGCGCGGCAATTCGGGCGGCGCTGGTCTGGGTCGAGGAGCATCGCGACTGGATCGAGGCGCAGCGCGCGAAACTGCCAGCGGCGCGACCCTTCGTACCCGGCGCAGTCGTGCCGTTCGGCGGTGTCGACCATGTGCTCGACTGGCAGCTATCGGCCCCGCGCACGCCGCGTGTCGTCGGCGATCATATCGTCGTCGGCGGGCCGGCGGACGGGCTGGACCAGCGCATCACTCGCTGGCTGAAGCGCGAGGCGGCGGCGCTGCTGGCCGAGGAAACCCGCCACTATGCCGCCCGCGCGGGCGTCGGCGTCACGCGGGTCGGGGTCGGCGATACCAGTTCACGCTGGGGGAGTTGCTCGTCGTCGGGCACGATCCGCTACAGCTGGCGGCTGATCCTGGCGCCGGCGTGGGTGCGCCGCGCGACCGTCGCGCACGAAGTCGCGCACCGCGTCCACATGAACCATTCGCCCGCGTTCCACGCGCTGGTTGCGCAGTTGTACGAAGCCGATCCGACCCCGGCGCGCCGTTGGCTAAGGGCCAACGGCGCCGCGCTTCACTGGTACGGGCGCTCGCCGTCCTGA
- a CDS encoding class I SAM-dependent methyltransferase, translating into MNSSATTAARSRKRSGRPSPWGMFFKGFLKHPVMVGSVIPSSDKLIAKMLDRVDWDACKVFVEYGPGVGTFCQPILDRMAPDALLIAIDTNEDFVEYLRDGIRDSRFSVVHGSAADVEDIVRQHGHDSADYVLSGLPFSTLPPGVGDAIGRATHHVIRSGGAFLVYQFSPKVRDFLSPHFERIDHGMEWWNVPPAQLYWAWKA; encoded by the coding sequence ATGAACAGTTCGGCCACCACCGCGGCTCGGTCGCGCAAGCGATCCGGTCGGCCTTCGCCGTGGGGCATGTTCTTCAAGGGGTTTCTGAAGCACCCGGTGATGGTGGGATCGGTGATCCCGTCGTCGGACAAGCTGATTGCCAAGATGCTCGACCGCGTCGATTGGGACGCGTGCAAGGTGTTCGTCGAATATGGCCCCGGCGTCGGCACTTTCTGCCAGCCGATCCTCGATCGCATGGCGCCTGACGCGCTGTTGATCGCGATCGATACCAATGAGGATTTCGTCGAATATCTGCGTGACGGCATCCGCGATTCCCGTTTCTCGGTCGTCCACGGCTCCGCCGCCGACGTCGAAGATATCGTGCGCCAGCACGGCCATGACAGCGCCGATTACGTGCTGTCGGGCCTGCCCTTCTCCACGCTGCCCCCGGGCGTCGGCGACGCCATCGGGCGCGCGACGCACCATGTGATCCGCAGCGGCGGTGCATTCCTGGTCTATCAGTTCAGCCCGAAGGTGCGCGACTTCCTGAGCCCGCATTTCGAACGCATCGATCACGGCATGGAATGGTGGAACGTGCCGCCCGCCCAGCTGTACTGGGCATGGAAGGCGTAA
- a CDS encoding type III polyketide synthase: MEGVTATTPHIHAIGTAVPSHDIHRAFVDWARPRIADPREAKLFDRMANRAGIAHRWSVLPVGSDGGSPVDPGGFYAVDPHPGTGDRMALYAAAAPDLSLAAIDDLAKRTDLSGITHIVVASCTGFTAPGIDQIIARRLGLAPDVERLLVGFMGCYAAVAALRSAYHIVRSDAAARVLVVCVELSTLHLQAATAIEPLLAMLQFGDGAAAALVSAAPHGLAIERPFATTLAESADLIRWDITDRGFAMHLSGEVPGRIAAALADPALATTITGGMPVDAWAVHAGGRSILDAVEGALHLPATALAESRAVLADYGNMSSATLMFVLARLFDRPVASGVALAFGPGLAAEGFGFRSAG; the protein is encoded by the coding sequence ATGGAAGGCGTAACCGCCACGACCCCGCACATCCACGCGATCGGAACCGCGGTCCCGTCGCACGATATCCATCGGGCGTTCGTCGATTGGGCGCGCCCGCGCATCGCCGATCCGCGCGAGGCGAAGCTGTTCGACCGCATGGCGAACCGCGCCGGCATCGCGCATCGCTGGTCGGTGCTGCCCGTCGGCAGCGACGGCGGGTCGCCGGTCGATCCAGGCGGGTTCTACGCGGTCGACCCACATCCCGGCACCGGCGACCGCATGGCGCTATATGCCGCGGCAGCACCCGATCTCAGCCTCGCCGCAATCGACGACCTCGCGAAGCGTACCGACCTCTCCGGCATCACGCACATCGTCGTCGCGAGCTGCACCGGTTTCACCGCGCCCGGAATCGACCAGATCATCGCGCGGCGACTGGGCCTCGCCCCCGATGTCGAGCGGCTGCTGGTCGGATTCATGGGCTGCTACGCCGCGGTCGCCGCGCTGCGCAGCGCGTACCACATCGTCCGGTCGGACGCCGCGGCGCGCGTGCTGGTCGTCTGTGTCGAGCTCTCCACGCTGCACCTTCAAGCCGCGACCGCGATCGAGCCGCTGCTGGCGATGCTGCAGTTCGGCGACGGCGCGGCGGCGGCTCTGGTGTCGGCGGCCCCGCATGGGCTGGCGATCGAGCGGCCGTTCGCGACCACGCTCGCCGAATCCGCTGACCTGATCCGCTGGGACATCACCGACCGCGGCTTTGCGATGCATCTGTCGGGCGAAGTGCCGGGGCGGATTGCCGCCGCACTCGCCGATCCGGCGTTGGCGACGACGATCACCGGCGGCATGCCGGTCGACGCCTGGGCAGTCCACGCCGGCGGGCGTTCGATCCTCGACGCTGTCGAGGGGGCGCTACATCTCCCCGCCACTGCGCTGGCGGAATCGCGCGCGGTGCTGGCCGACTATGGTAACATGTCGTCGGCGACGCTGATGTTCGTGCTTGCGCGGCTGTTCGACCGTCCGGTCGCAAGCGGCGTCGCGTTGGCGTTCGGTCCCGGCCTAGCCGCCGAGGGCTTCGGATTCAGGTCCGCGGGATGA
- a CDS encoding transglycosylase domain-containing protein produces MATRSRSSRKAQPPRRPNRWKRVLGWTFGIGLTVAILGLIALVIAVYTARSSLPSFDELKSSPNGQMIRVHAADGTILVSLGPSYGEWIPYAEIPAPMRDAMVAVEDRRFRSHIGVDPVGIARGIQVSFQRDKRVAGVSTITQQLARNVFLTSNRSYGRKLREGILALALERKFTKDQILELYLNKAYFGGGAYGVDAASRKFFGHPAQTLSTSESAIVAGLVKAPSNYSPTADADAAVARGRVVLRLMKQQGVASAAGVEESDIQAVKLAPEPMQNSVRYFTDWALPQLEMLIDETVEPIDVWTTLDLGMQRAADEAIRANAPAGAQGALVALDRGGEVRAMVGGKDYVSSIYNRATQATRQPGSAFKLFVYLAALEAGHKPDDQVVDEAVTINGWSPRNSSRRFSGAINIRTAFAYSINTIAAKLGQEIGFGTIADMARRFGITTPVNTHPSMVLGTSDVRLIDMTRAFASVAQEGVAVTPYGITRVTANNQVIYAHEVDTSRVLVAPYVAAEMTDLLQTAVSTGTARAAQIGRPVAGKTGTTSSNKDGWFLGFSSGITTGVWMGRDDARPISGLQGGTAPARAFASFMKRAVANRPIEQFETEVTLPEWQLEPDEETYFGEPDNGAMMVDADGNPVDQPAPTPQATEEQPDPVTGETPSETQRLDQEWLDRMTGRGTPPNRPPVSAQPPREPPPRDQDGERPYQ; encoded by the coding sequence ATGGCGACACGATCACGATCCTCCCGCAAAGCGCAGCCACCGCGCCGGCCCAACCGCTGGAAGCGCGTTCTCGGCTGGACGTTCGGGATCGGCCTGACCGTCGCGATTCTCGGGCTCATTGCGCTGGTCATCGCGGTCTATACCGCGCGGTCGTCGCTGCCGAGTTTCGACGAGCTGAAGTCGTCGCCCAACGGCCAGATGATCCGCGTCCATGCCGCCGACGGCACGATCCTGGTGTCACTGGGCCCGAGCTACGGCGAATGGATTCCTTATGCCGAAATCCCCGCGCCGATGCGCGACGCGATGGTCGCGGTCGAGGATCGCCGGTTCCGCAGCCATATCGGCGTCGATCCGGTCGGCATCGCCCGCGGCATCCAGGTCAGCTTTCAGCGCGACAAGCGCGTCGCCGGCGTCTCGACGATCACCCAGCAGCTGGCGCGCAACGTCTTCCTGACGTCGAACCGCTCCTATGGCCGCAAGCTGCGCGAGGGCATTTTGGCGCTCGCGCTCGAACGCAAGTTCACCAAGGACCAGATCCTCGAGCTCTACCTGAACAAGGCGTATTTCGGCGGTGGCGCCTACGGCGTCGATGCCGCGTCGCGCAAGTTCTTCGGCCATCCCGCGCAGACGCTCTCGACCTCCGAATCCGCGATCGTCGCCGGCCTCGTGAAGGCGCCGAGCAATTATTCGCCCACCGCCGACGCCGACGCCGCGGTCGCCCGCGGTCGCGTCGTGCTGCGGCTGATGAAGCAGCAGGGCGTGGCAAGCGCCGCCGGCGTCGAGGAATCGGACATCCAGGCGGTGAAGCTGGCGCCGGAGCCGATGCAGAACAGCGTCCGGTACTTTACGGACTGGGCGCTGCCGCAGCTGGAGATGCTGATCGACGAGACGGTCGAGCCGATCGACGTGTGGACCACGCTCGACCTCGGCATGCAGCGCGCCGCCGACGAGGCGATCCGCGCCAATGCCCCGGCAGGCGCCCAAGGCGCGTTGGTCGCGCTCGACCGCGGCGGCGAAGTCCGTGCGATGGTGGGCGGCAAGGATTACGTGTCGTCGATCTATAACCGCGCGACCCAGGCGACGCGCCAGCCCGGATCGGCGTTCAAGCTGTTCGTGTACCTCGCCGCGCTGGAGGCTGGGCACAAGCCCGACGACCAGGTCGTCGACGAAGCGGTGACGATCAACGGGTGGAGCCCGCGCAATAGCTCGCGCCGTTTCTCGGGCGCGATCAACATCCGCACCGCTTTCGCCTATTCGATTAACACGATCGCGGCGAAGCTGGGGCAGGAGATCGGGTTCGGAACGATCGCCGACATGGCGCGCCGCTTCGGCATCACCACACCGGTCAACACCCACCCGTCGATGGTGCTGGGCACGTCCGACGTCCGCCTGATCGACATGACCCGCGCCTTTGCGAGCGTCGCGCAGGAGGGGGTGGCGGTGACCCCTTACGGCATCACCCGCGTCACCGCGAACAACCAGGTGATCTACGCGCACGAAGTCGATACCAGCCGCGTGCTCGTCGCGCCCTATGTCGCAGCGGAAATGACCGACCTGCTCCAGACCGCGGTCAGCACCGGCACTGCGCGCGCGGCGCAGATCGGTCGCCCGGTCGCCGGCAAGACGGGCACGACCAGCTCGAACAAGGATGGGTGGTTCTTGGGCTTCTCCAGCGGGATCACGACCGGCGTGTGGATGGGCCGCGACGATGCGCGCCCGATTTCCGGGCTACAGGGCGGCACCGCGCCCGCCCGCGCCTTCGCGAGCTTCATGAAGCGCGCGGTCGCCAACCGCCCAATCGAGCAGTTCGAAACCGAAGTGACCTTGCCCGAATGGCAGCTCGAGCCCGACGAGGAGACGTATTTCGGCGAGCCCGACAATGGCGCGATGATGGTCGATGCCGACGGCAATCCGGTCGACCAGCCCGCGCCGACACCGCAGGCGACCGAGGAACAGCCCGATCCCGTCACCGGAGAGACCCCGTCGGAGACGCAGCGGCTCGACCAGGAATGGCTGGACCGGATGACCGGGCGCGGCACCCCGCCGAACCGTCCGCCCGTGTCAGCGCAGCCCCCGCGCGAGCCCCCGCCGCGCGATCAGGACGGCGAGCGCCCGTACCAGTGA
- a CDS encoding MFS transporter produces MALPAPRLDRTFSLMFAVMLTIAAGNTALQSVLPALGRSLGVADSAVAAAFSVSALMWVIAAPFWANRSDRYGHRSMILLGLAGFCASLLVCGLFLMMGINGWISGTAAFVAFVVGRMLYGSFGSAAPPAVQAIVAGRTSRDDRTRALALLASAFGLGTILGPAVAPYLVLGHIGTVQVGLAGPAFFALAIGAAMLVAVLQMLPVSGGNAGHGAASAYPSIGGQPSGASVTAATAEGSERVGFLDSRIRVWVVIGLIMGHAQAMTGQAIGFLVIDRLQLAPADALQPTGLVLMMGAGAALLVQWGFIPLLDLKPRTLAIVGLVIAAVGCAATGMATTLYGIAGGYALSAMGFGFVRPGYTAGASLAVGQAAQGSVAGKVTSVNGASFVLGPSIGVGLYELSRPLPYLTAAVALVALFIYAIVSLRPSARAP; encoded by the coding sequence ATGGCCCTTCCCGCTCCCCGCCTAGACCGCACCTTTTCGCTGATGTTCGCGGTGATGCTGACGATCGCGGCGGGCAACACCGCGCTGCAATCGGTATTGCCCGCGCTGGGGCGCTCGCTCGGGGTCGCCGACAGCGCGGTCGCCGCCGCTTTCTCGGTCTCTGCGCTGATGTGGGTGATCGCCGCGCCCTTCTGGGCCAATCGTTCGGATCGCTACGGCCATCGCTCGATGATCCTGCTGGGGCTCGCCGGATTCTGCGCATCGCTGCTGGTGTGCGGGCTGTTCCTGATGATGGGGATCAACGGCTGGATATCGGGTACCGCGGCGTTCGTCGCCTTCGTCGTCGGGCGGATGCTGTACGGCAGTTTCGGGTCGGCGGCGCCGCCGGCGGTGCAGGCGATCGTCGCCGGGCGGACCAGCCGCGACGATCGCACGCGCGCGCTGGCGCTGCTGGCGTCAGCGTTCGGCCTGGGTACGATCCTGGGACCGGCGGTCGCGCCCTATCTCGTGCTCGGCCATATCGGCACGGTCCAGGTGGGACTGGCGGGGCCTGCGTTCTTCGCGCTCGCGATCGGCGCGGCGATGCTGGTCGCGGTGTTGCAGATGCTCCCCGTCAGCGGCGGCAATGCCGGGCACGGCGCGGCGTCGGCCTATCCCTCGATCGGCGGCCAGCCATCGGGCGCCAGCGTGACCGCTGCGACTGCCGAGGGGAGCGAAAGGGTCGGCTTCCTCGATTCCCGTATCCGCGTGTGGGTCGTGATCGGGCTGATCATGGGGCACGCGCAGGCGATGACCGGACAGGCGATCGGGTTCCTGGTGATCGACCGGTTGCAGTTGGCTCCGGCGGACGCGCTGCAACCGACCGGCCTTGTGCTGATGATGGGCGCGGGTGCCGCGCTGCTGGTGCAATGGGGATTCATCCCGCTGCTCGACCTGAAGCCCAGGACGCTGGCGATCGTCGGGCTGGTGATCGCCGCGGTCGGCTGTGCCGCGACCGGCATGGCGACGACGCTGTACGGCATCGCCGGCGGCTATGCGCTGTCGGCGATGGGCTTCGGCTTCGTCCGCCCGGGCTATACCGCGGGCGCGTCGCTGGCGGTCGGGCAGGCGGCGCAGGGGTCGGTCGCGGGCAAGGTCACGTCGGTGAACGGCGCGTCGTTCGTGCTCGGCCCGTCGATCGGGGTCGGGCTGTACGAACTGTCGCGACCGCTGCCGTATCTGACGGCAGCGGTCGCGCTGGTCGCGCTGTTCATCTACGCGATCGTCAGTCTGCGCCCTTCGGCCCGCGCCCCTTGA
- a CDS encoding methyltransferase domain-containing protein, giving the protein MTLSVRAQAEERMDAEDLPADVLAAVLADLAQVNTVTMAARPTLGFLKRAVGDRRSFRLLDVGFGDGDMLRRIARWAQRRGVAADLVGIDLNPNAAPAARAHTPPAFDIDYRTGDYAALADEPWDVVVSSLVAHHMSHAQLVDFVRFMDANARVGWFVNDLHRHGFAHWGFPILATVAGWHEIVRADGTLSIARSYRPAEWPPILAEAGVTGAVVQRVFPFRLCVAKIR; this is encoded by the coding sequence ATGACCCTGTCGGTACGCGCCCAGGCCGAGGAGCGGATGGATGCAGAGGATCTGCCCGCCGACGTGCTGGCCGCGGTGCTGGCCGATCTGGCGCAGGTCAACACCGTTACGATGGCGGCGCGCCCGACGCTTGGCTTCCTGAAGCGCGCGGTCGGCGACCGGCGTTCCTTTCGCCTGCTCGACGTCGGGTTCGGCGACGGCGACATGCTGCGCCGGATCGCGCGCTGGGCACAGCGACGCGGGGTCGCCGCAGATCTGGTCGGCATCGACCTGAACCCCAATGCCGCCCCTGCCGCTCGCGCGCATACGCCGCCGGCGTTCGACATCGATTATCGCACCGGCGACTACGCCGCGCTGGCCGACGAGCCGTGGGACGTCGTCGTCAGCAGCCTGGTCGCGCACCACATGAGCCATGCGCAGCTCGTCGATTTCGTGCGCTTCATGGACGCGAACGCCCGTGTCGGCTGGTTCGTCAACGACCTGCACCGCCACGGTTTCGCGCATTGGGGCTTCCCGATCCTCGCGACGGTCGCCGGCTGGCACGAGATCGTGCGCGCCGACGGCACGCTGTCGATCGCGCGATCGTACCGCCCCGCCGAATGGCCGCCGATCCTGGCCGAAGCCGGCGTCACCGGCGCGGTCGTCCAGCGCGTCTTCCCGTTCCGGCTATGCGTCGCGAAAATCCGCTGA
- a CDS encoding SCO family protein, with the protein MNSSFLRYFPVAAAILLGACNPAATTPAQDPPLAGARIGGAFSLTDQDGRAVTDRDFAGKYRIMYFGYTFCPDVCPVDVQLIGAGLKAFEARDAAAGAKVVPVFVTVDPERDTPAVVKQFVAAFHPRMVGVTGSVPAIAAVAKAYGIYFAKQAPAPGGGYMVDHSRQAYLMGPDGAPIALLPVEKGADAIADELHRWVR; encoded by the coding sequence ATGAACAGCTCATTCCTCCGCTATTTCCCTGTCGCCGCCGCGATATTGCTCGGCGCGTGCAATCCTGCGGCGACCACACCGGCGCAGGATCCGCCGCTCGCCGGAGCACGCATCGGCGGCGCCTTCAGCCTGACCGATCAGGACGGGCGCGCCGTCACCGACCGCGATTTCGCGGGCAAGTACCGGATCATGTATTTCGGCTACACCTTCTGCCCCGACGTCTGCCCGGTCGACGTCCAGCTGATCGGCGCGGGGCTGAAGGCGTTCGAGGCGCGCGACGCGGCGGCGGGTGCGAAGGTCGTGCCGGTGTTCGTGACCGTCGATCCGGAGCGCGATACCCCCGCGGTGGTCAAGCAGTTCGTCGCCGCGTTCCACCCGCGCATGGTCGGCGTGACCGGCAGCGTGCCGGCGATCGCCGCGGTCGCCAAGGCGTACGGCATCTATTTCGCCAAGCAGGCGCCCGCGCCCGGCGGCGGCTATATGGTCGATCACAGCCGCCAGGCTTACCTGATGGGCCCGGACGGCGCGCCGATCGCGCTGCTGCCGGTCGAAAAGGGTGCCGACGCGATCGCCGACGAGCTGCACCGCTGGGTGCGATAG
- a CDS encoding NAD(P)/FAD-dependent oxidoreductase, giving the protein MRRENPLILGGGPAGASAGIALVGAGIAATLLERSREAEDALCGGFLSWRTLESLATLGIEAAALNPRPVTRVRLTTATRAAEVRLPAPALGVSRRRLDALLLARAQAAGVAVERGVTVREVASGTVRLADATVLTADRILLATGKHDVRGSQRSHDVTDPTLGLRLRLPASPHVTRLVGDAVELHLFDRGYAGLVLQEDGSANLCLAVRRSRLRESGDPATLIAALAQESPRLGERLAHVDALPAADAVANVPYGWRATTTEAGVYRIGDQAAVIPSLAGEGMGIAIASGIRAARALAAGTPAPTFQADLARATRRPVAVASAIWHAAEHPATAAPLVALSYAPVVRAAARLTRINM; this is encoded by the coding sequence ATGCGTCGCGAAAATCCGCTGATCCTGGGCGGCGGCCCGGCGGGAGCGAGTGCCGGGATCGCGCTGGTCGGCGCCGGCATCGCCGCGACATTGCTGGAACGGTCGCGTGAGGCCGAGGATGCGCTGTGCGGCGGGTTCCTCAGCTGGCGGACACTCGAATCGCTCGCGACGCTCGGGATCGAAGCCGCGGCGCTGAACCCGAGGCCGGTGACCCGCGTCCGTCTGACGACCGCGACGAGGGCCGCCGAGGTGCGCCTCCCGGCGCCCGCGCTCGGCGTATCGCGGCGGCGGCTCGACGCATTGCTGCTGGCGCGGGCACAGGCGGCGGGCGTCGCGGTCGAGCGCGGCGTGACGGTGCGCGAAGTCGCCTCCGGCACCGTGCGGCTGGCCGACGCGACGGTCCTCACCGCAGACCGCATCCTGCTCGCCACCGGCAAGCACGACGTCCGTGGATCGCAGCGGTCGCATGACGTCACCGACCCGACACTCGGCCTGCGGCTGCGCCTGCCCGCCTCGCCGCACGTGACCCGGCTGGTCGGCGACGCGGTCGAGCTGCATCTGTTCGACCGCGGCTATGCAGGGCTGGTGCTGCAGGAGGACGGCAGCGCGAACCTCTGCCTGGCGGTGCGGCGGTCGCGGCTGCGCGAGAGCGGAGATCCCGCGACGCTGATCGCGGCGCTGGCGCAGGAATCGCCGCGGTTGGGCGAGCGGCTGGCGCACGTCGACGCGCTGCCCGCGGCCGATGCCGTCGCCAACGTCCCCTATGGCTGGCGCGCGACGACGACCGAGGCCGGCGTGTACCGCATCGGCGACCAGGCCGCGGTCATCCCCTCCCTCGCCGGCGAGGGCATGGGTATCGCCATCGCCAGCGGCATCCGCGCCGCCCGCGCACTGGCCGCGGGTACGCCGGCGCCGACATTCCAGGCCGACCTCGCCCGCGCGACCCGCCGTCCGGTCGCAGTGGCGTCGGCGATCTGGCACGCCGCCGAGCATCCGGCGACCGCCGCGCCGCTGGTCGCGCTATCCTATGCCCCGGTGGTCCGCGCCGCCGCACGCCTAACCCGCATCAACATGTAG